From one Pseudomonas sp. S35 genomic stretch:
- a CDS encoding peptidoglycan DD-metalloendopeptidase family protein, whose translation MSLTGLAQRMGKTSFQRLVLGLVFGSLLVGCSSSPSSGARVVDRNNAAPQKPTVTTGQYVVRKGDTMFSIAFRYGWDYKALAARNNIPVPYTIHPGQTIRFDGRTGSTPTTVVTNTGSSPSSSSKTTIITRPAGTASPAPSSKPAAAPLPPAGPAPTGWGWPSNGVLIGKFSSNGSLNKGIDIAGDLGQPVLAASDGTVVYAGSGLRGYGELVIIKHSDTYVSAYGHNRRLLVREGQQVKVGQTIAEMGSTGTDRVKLHFEIRRQGKPVDPLQFLPRR comes from the coding sequence GTGAGTCTCACAGGTCTTGCGCAGCGTATGGGTAAAACAAGTTTTCAGCGACTGGTGCTTGGCCTTGTCTTCGGTTCCTTGTTGGTGGGCTGTTCCAGCTCGCCAAGCAGCGGCGCACGGGTCGTTGACCGTAATAATGCCGCACCGCAAAAGCCGACCGTAACCACTGGGCAATATGTGGTGCGCAAAGGCGACACGATGTTCTCGATCGCCTTCCGTTACGGTTGGGACTACAAGGCACTCGCAGCTCGTAACAATATTCCTGTGCCATACACGATACATCCGGGTCAGACGATTCGCTTCGACGGCCGCACCGGATCCACGCCTACGACAGTTGTGACAAACACTGGATCTTCGCCCTCGTCTTCGAGCAAAACCACCATCATTACACGGCCTGCGGGTACGGCTTCGCCGGCGCCTTCCAGCAAGCCAGCAGCCGCGCCGTTGCCCCCTGCAGGGCCTGCGCCGACCGGTTGGGGATGGCCCTCAAACGGAGTGTTAATTGGAAAATTCTCTTCAAACGGTAGTTTGAATAAAGGCATTGATATCGCCGGGGATTTGGGACAGCCTGTTTTAGCTGCGTCTGATGGGACAGTGGTGTACGCCGGGAGTGGTTTACGGGGCTACGGCGAGCTGGTCATCATCAAGCACAGTGATACCTACGTCAGTGCCTACGGTCATAACCGCAGGCTGTTGGTTCGGGAGGGGCAGCAGGTCAAAGTCGGACAGACAATTGCCGAAATGGGTTCAACGGGCACAGACCGGGTGAAACTGCACTTTGAGATTCGCCGCCAAGGGAAGCCTGTAGATCCGCTGCAATTCTTACCCCGTCGTTGA
- the rpoS gene encoding RNA polymerase sigma factor RpoS gives MALSKEAPEFDIDDEVLLVETGIAMESMSNEGPATPSVRTKSKNSSALKQHKYIDYTRALDATQLYLNEIGFSPLLTPEEEVHFARLSQKGDPAGRKRMIESNLRLVVKIARRYVNRGLSLLDLIEEGNLGLIRAVEKFDPERGFRFSTYATWWIRQTIERAIMNQTRTIRLPIHVVKELNVYLRAARELTQKLDHEPSPEEIANLLEKPVGEVKRMLGLNERVSSVDVSLGPDSDKTLLDTLTDDRPTDPCELLQDDDLSQSIDQWLSELTDKQREVVIRRFGLRGHESSTLEDVGLEIGLTRERVRQIQVEGLKRLREILEKNGLSSESLFQ, from the coding sequence ATGGCTCTCAGTAAAGAAGCGCCGGAGTTTGACATCGACGATGAGGTTCTCCTTGTGGAGACCGGTATCGCTATGGAATCGATGTCGAATGAGGGACCTGCAACACCTTCAGTTCGCACCAAATCCAAGAACTCCTCCGCGTTAAAGCAGCACAAATACATTGATTACACCCGGGCGCTCGATGCGACCCAGTTGTACCTCAATGAAATCGGCTTTTCCCCTCTGCTGACTCCCGAAGAAGAAGTCCATTTTGCGCGCTTGTCGCAAAAGGGCGATCCGGCTGGGCGCAAGCGCATGATTGAAAGCAACCTGCGCCTGGTGGTGAAAATCGCCCGACGCTACGTCAATCGTGGGCTGTCTTTGTTGGACCTGATCGAGGAGGGCAACCTGGGCTTGATCCGGGCGGTGGAGAAGTTTGATCCCGAGCGGGGCTTCCGCTTTTCGACCTATGCCACTTGGTGGATTCGCCAGACCATCGAACGGGCGATCATGAATCAGACCCGCACGATCCGGTTGCCGATCCATGTGGTCAAGGAGCTCAACGTCTACCTGCGGGCAGCGCGTGAACTCACTCAAAAACTCGATCATGAACCCTCGCCCGAAGAAATCGCCAACCTGCTGGAGAAGCCGGTGGGGGAGGTCAAGCGCATGCTGGGCCTTAACGAGCGTGTGTCTTCGGTCGATGTCTCGCTGGGTCCGGATTCGGATAAAACCCTGCTGGACACCCTGACGGATGATCGCCCGACAGATCCTTGCGAGCTGTTGCAGGACGATGATCTTTCCCAAAGCATCGACCAGTGGCTGTCAGAGCTTACGGACAAGCAGCGTGAGGTGGTGATTCGCCGCTTCGGCCTGCGTGGTCATGAGAGCAGCACCCTGGAGGACGTAGGCCTGGAGATTGGCTTGACCCGTGAACGGGTTCGGCAGATCCAGGTCGAAGGGCTCAAGCGCTTGCGCGAGATCCTGGAGAAGAATGGCCTGTCGAGCGAGTCGTTGTTTCAATAA
- a CDS encoding cold-shock protein: MSNRQTGTVKWFNDEKGFGFITPQSGDDLFVHFKAIQSDGFKSLKEGQQVSFIATRGQKGMQAEEVQVI; the protein is encoded by the coding sequence ATGTCTAATCGCCAAACTGGTACCGTTAAGTGGTTCAACGATGAAAAAGGCTTCGGCTTCATCACTCCACAATCCGGTGACGACCTGTTCGTTCACTTCAAAGCTATCCAATCCGACGGCTTCAAAAGCCTGAAAGAAGGCCAACAGGTTTCTTTCATCGCTACCCGCGGTCAGAAAGGCATGCAAGCTGAAGAAGTTCAAGTTATCTAA
- the dcd gene encoding dCTP deaminase, whose product MSIKSDKWIRRMAQEHGMIEPFVERQIRGEGDDRVISYGVSSYGYDVRCADEFKVFTNINSAIVDPKNFDEKSFVDVKSDVCIIPPNSFALARTVEFFRIPRDVLTICLGKSTYARCGIIVNVTPLEPEWEGHVTLEFSNTTTLPAKIYANEGVAQMLFLQSDEACEVSYKDRAGKYQGQRGVTLPRA is encoded by the coding sequence ATGAGCATCAAATCGGACAAGTGGATTCGCCGCATGGCGCAAGAGCACGGCATGATCGAACCATTCGTCGAGCGCCAGATCCGTGGTGAAGGCGATGACCGAGTGATCTCGTACGGCGTTTCCAGCTACGGCTACGATGTACGTTGCGCCGATGAATTCAAGGTGTTCACCAACATCAACTCGGCCATTGTCGACCCGAAGAACTTCGACGAAAAGAGCTTCGTCGACGTCAAGAGCGACGTGTGCATCATCCCGCCAAACTCCTTCGCCCTGGCGCGCACGGTGGAGTTCTTCCGTATTCCCCGCGACGTGCTGACCATCTGCCTGGGTAAAAGCACCTACGCGCGCTGCGGCATTATCGTCAACGTGACGCCGCTTGAGCCCGAGTGGGAAGGCCACGTGACGCTGGAGTTCTCCAACACCACGACCCTGCCGGCCAAGATCTACGCCAACGAAGGCGTGGCACAGATGCTGTTCCTGCAGTCCGACGAGGCCTGTGAAGTGTCCTATAAAGACCGTGCGGGCAAGTACCAGGGCCAGCGCGGCGTCACCTTGCCACGCGCTTGA
- the pdeM gene encoding ligase-associated DNA damage response endonuclease PdeM — protein MHCSVTLEGEELWLLADKAIYWPARQCLLIADAHFGKAAAYRSLGQPVPQGTTSENLRRLDRLLAAQACQQMIFLGDFLHGPGSQASGTLGALRAWRGRYRDLPMTLIRGNHDKRAGDPPADLKIEVIPEPMLMGPFALQHEPNAHASHHVLAGHVHPVHRLRGKGRQSLRLPCFQLGKRVSLLPAFGSFTGGYGVEQDDDHQIYVIGDHQVWPIQ, from the coding sequence ATGCATTGTTCAGTGACGCTTGAGGGTGAAGAACTGTGGTTGCTGGCAGACAAGGCCATTTACTGGCCTGCGCGTCAGTGCCTGCTGATTGCCGATGCGCACTTCGGCAAGGCGGCCGCCTATCGCAGCCTGGGGCAACCGGTGCCCCAAGGGACTACCAGCGAAAATCTGCGGCGATTGGATCGACTACTGGCAGCCCAGGCGTGCCAGCAGATGATCTTTCTCGGTGATTTCCTGCACGGCCCCGGCTCACAGGCCAGTGGCACGCTGGGGGCGCTCAGAGCCTGGCGAGGGCGTTATCGCGACCTGCCCATGACCCTCATTCGCGGCAATCACGATAAACGCGCGGGCGACCCACCTGCCGACTTAAAGATCGAAGTAATCCCGGAGCCCATGCTAATGGGTCCGTTTGCCCTGCAACACGAACCCAATGCTCATGCCAGCCATCATGTACTGGCGGGCCACGTGCACCCCGTGCATCGCTTGCGCGGCAAAGGCCGTCAAAGCTTGCGCCTGCCATGCTTCCAACTGGGCAAGCGTGTCAGCCTGCTGCCGGCGTTTGGTTCGTTTACTGGAGGGTATGGGGTGGAGCAGGACGATGACCACCAAATCTATGTGATTGGCGATCATCAGGTCTGGCCGATTCAGTGA
- a CDS encoding ligase-associated DNA damage response DEXH box helicase → MAKPTDFAKQWFAAKGWKPFAFQKAVWTAVKAGQSGLLHASTGAGKTYALWFAALNRFAISRPPATGKRAPPAEPLTVLWITPMRALAADTARALEAPLASLQIPWTVGLRTGDTSNSERARQTRRQPSALITTPESLTLMLARANSEASLAHLRMVVVDEWHELIGNKRGVQLQLALARLRRWHPGLMVWGISATLGNQAHALEVLVPQGSAINVQGQTTKQLKVDTLLPLVTERFPWAGHIGLKMLPQVVAEVEASSSCLVFTNTRAQSEIWYQALLEARPEWAGLIALHHGSLSRETRDWVERALKDGQLKAVVCTSSLDLGVDFLPVERVLQIGSAKGVARLMQRAGRSGHAPGRPSRVTLVPTHSLELIEAVAAQDAISARRIEARESPHKPLDVLVQHIVSMALGGGFTPDALLAEVRGAWAYRDLTDADWAWALGFVRHGGLSLTAYPDYRRVEPDEQGIWRVPDARLARRHRMSVGTIVSDASIQLKFWSKGGGGKNLGSVEEGFIARLKPGDGFLFAGRLLELVRVENMTAYVRRSTAKKAAVPRWNGGRMPLSNELADAVVARFDAAAHGRFEGPEMQAVQPLLQAQLRWSGLPTREHLLAEALKSREGWHLFLYPFAGRQVHLGLASLLAWRVSQGQAVTFSIAVNDYGLELLSATPVHWPTLLNETLLSPATLLTDVVASLNAGELALRRFREIARIAGLVFAGYPGAPKSTRQVQASSGLFFEVFKQYDPQNLLLAQAGEEVLRDELDIRRLEETLLRLSALKLDMHVIERPTPLAFPLLVERMRESLSSEKLSERIARMVKDLETVADNGKR, encoded by the coding sequence ATGGCAAAACCCACCGACTTCGCCAAGCAATGGTTTGCCGCCAAAGGCTGGAAGCCGTTCGCCTTTCAAAAGGCGGTGTGGACGGCGGTCAAGGCCGGCCAGTCAGGGCTGCTGCACGCCAGCACCGGCGCGGGCAAAACCTATGCCTTGTGGTTTGCCGCCCTCAACCGTTTCGCCATCAGCCGCCCGCCCGCTACGGGTAAACGCGCGCCGCCGGCCGAGCCCCTCACAGTGCTGTGGATCACGCCGATGCGTGCGCTGGCCGCCGACACGGCTCGCGCCCTTGAAGCGCCGCTGGCGAGCTTGCAGATTCCCTGGACCGTCGGGCTGCGCACGGGCGATACCAGTAACAGCGAGCGCGCCCGACAAACCCGTCGCCAACCCAGCGCACTGATCACCACCCCGGAAAGCCTGACCCTGATGCTCGCCCGCGCCAACAGCGAGGCGAGCCTGGCGCACCTGCGCATGGTGGTGGTGGACGAATGGCATGAGTTGATCGGCAACAAGCGGGGTGTGCAGTTGCAATTGGCATTGGCGCGGCTGCGACGCTGGCATCCCGGCCTGATGGTGTGGGGCATTTCGGCAACCTTGGGTAATCAGGCCCACGCGCTTGAGGTCCTGGTCCCACAAGGCAGCGCAATCAATGTACAGGGGCAGACAACCAAACAGCTGAAAGTCGACACCTTGTTGCCGCTGGTCACCGAGCGTTTCCCCTGGGCCGGGCATATCGGTTTGAAGATGTTGCCGCAGGTCGTCGCCGAGGTGGAGGCGAGCAGCAGTTGCCTGGTGTTTACCAATACGCGGGCACAATCGGAGATCTGGTATCAGGCGTTGCTGGAGGCCCGGCCCGAGTGGGCTGGGCTGATTGCCCTGCACCACGGCTCGTTGTCTCGGGAAACCCGTGACTGGGTGGAGCGGGCGTTGAAAGACGGCCAGCTCAAGGCAGTGGTGTGCACGTCCAGCCTGGACCTGGGGGTGGATTTCTTGCCGGTGGAGCGGGTGCTGCAGATCGGTTCGGCCAAGGGCGTGGCGCGCCTGATGCAACGTGCCGGACGCTCCGGCCATGCGCCGGGGCGGCCCTCGAGGGTGACGCTGGTGCCAACCCACAGCCTTGAGCTGATCGAGGCCGTGGCGGCCCAGGATGCAATTTCAGCGCGGCGCATCGAAGCCCGCGAATCGCCCCACAAGCCATTGGATGTTCTCGTACAACATATCGTGAGCATGGCCCTGGGCGGCGGCTTTACACCGGACGCGTTGCTGGCGGAAGTACGCGGTGCCTGGGCGTATCGCGACCTCACAGACGCCGACTGGGCCTGGGCGCTGGGGTTTGTGCGGCATGGCGGCCTGTCGCTCACCGCTTATCCGGATTACCGCCGTGTGGAGCCCGACGAGCAAGGCATCTGGCGGGTGCCCGACGCTCGGCTGGCGCGGCGCCATCGCATGAGTGTGGGCACGATTGTCAGCGACGCGAGTATCCAGCTGAAGTTCTGGAGCAAGGGTGGCGGCGGCAAGAACCTGGGCAGTGTCGAAGAAGGCTTTATCGCACGGCTCAAGCCCGGTGACGGCTTTTTGTTTGCAGGGCGCCTGCTGGAGCTGGTGCGAGTCGAAAACATGACAGCCTACGTGCGCCGCAGTACCGCGAAAAAAGCCGCCGTACCGCGCTGGAATGGCGGGCGCATGCCACTGTCCAATGAGCTGGCCGACGCCGTGGTGGCGCGCTTTGATGCAGCGGCGCACGGCCGTTTCGAAGGTCCCGAGATGCAGGCGGTGCAACCGTTGTTGCAGGCCCAATTACGCTGGTCCGGCCTGCCCACACGCGAACATTTATTGGCCGAAGCGCTGAAATCGCGGGAGGGCTGGCATCTGTTTCTGTACCCGTTTGCCGGACGCCAAGTGCATTTGGGGCTGGCGAGTTTGCTCGCCTGGCGAGTCAGCCAAGGGCAGGCGGTGACCTTCTCCATCGCGGTCAATGACTATGGTTTGGAGCTTCTGAGCGCTACGCCTGTGCATTGGCCGACATTGCTGAACGAGACTCTGCTGAGCCCGGCGACTTTGCTGACGGACGTCGTCGCCAGCCTGAATGCAGGGGAACTGGCCCTGCGACGCTTTCGTGAAATCGCCCGTATCGCCGGGCTGGTGTTTGCCGGCTACCCCGGTGCGCCGAAAAGTACGCGGCAGGTGCAAGCGTCCAGCGGATTGTTCTTCGAGGTGTTCAAGCAATATGACCCGCAGAACCTGCTGCTGGCCCAGGCCGGAGAAGAAGTGCTGCGTGACGAGTTGGATATTCGCCGACTGGAAGAGACCTTGCTTCGATTGTCGGCGTTGAAACTGGACATGCATGTGATCGAACGTCCTACGCCCCTGGCGTTCCCCCTGCTGGTGGAGCGGATGCGTGAAAGCTTGAGTTCGGAAAAACTCTCGGAGCGCATTGCGCGGATGGTCAAGGATCTGGAAACAGTCGCGGATAACGGGAAACGCTGA
- a CDS encoding ATP-binding cassette domain-containing protein gives MYKLTVEGLHKSYGDNEVLKGVSLKAKTGDVISLIGASGSGKSTFLRCINFLETPNDGAMTLDGKPIRMVSDRHGMRVADDAELQRLRTRLAMVFQHFNLWSHMSVLENITMAPRRVLGCSKKDAEDRARRYLDKVGLPARVADQYPAFLSGGQQQRVAIARALAMEPEVMLFDEPTSALDPELVGEVLKVIQGLAEEGRTMIMVTHEMSFARKVSSQVLFLHKGLVEEQGAPEDVLGSPKSERLQQFLSGNLK, from the coding sequence ATGTACAAATTGACCGTTGAAGGCCTGCACAAAAGCTATGGCGACAATGAGGTGCTCAAAGGTGTCTCGCTCAAGGCCAAGACCGGTGACGTGATCAGCCTGATCGGCGCCAGCGGCTCTGGCAAAAGCACCTTTTTGCGCTGCATCAATTTCCTGGAAACCCCCAACGACGGCGCCATGACCCTCGACGGCAAGCCGATCCGCATGGTCAGCGACCGCCACGGCATGCGCGTGGCCGACGACGCCGAATTGCAGCGCCTGCGCACGCGGCTGGCGATGGTGTTCCAGCACTTCAACCTGTGGAGCCACATGAGCGTGCTGGAGAACATCACTATGGCCCCGCGCCGGGTGTTGGGCTGCAGCAAGAAAGACGCCGAGGACCGTGCCCGACGCTATCTGGACAAGGTCGGCCTGCCAGCACGGGTGGCCGATCAGTACCCGGCATTTCTCTCCGGTGGTCAGCAGCAACGGGTGGCCATCGCCCGCGCATTGGCCATGGAACCGGAGGTCATGCTGTTCGACGAACCCACCTCGGCCCTCGACCCGGAACTGGTGGGCGAAGTGTTGAAGGTGATCCAGGGCCTGGCCGAGGAAGGCCGTACCATGATCATGGTCACCCACGAGATGAGCTTTGCGCGCAAGGTGTCGAGCCAGGTGCTGTTCCTGCACAAGGGCCTGGTGGAGGAGCAAGGCGCACCTGAGGATGTGTTGGGCAGCCCCAAGAGCGAGCGCTTGCAGCAGTTCTTGAGTGGCAACTTGAAGTAA